The following coding sequences are from one Perognathus longimembris pacificus isolate PPM17 chromosome 13, ASM2315922v1, whole genome shotgun sequence window:
- the LOC125361456 gene encoding olfactory receptor 5B2-like — protein MVNCTGVTQFILLGLTPNPELQVPFFIMFTLIYLINVVGNLGMIVLILLNPRLHTPMYFFLGNLSLVDFGYSSAVTPTVMSEFLTGHKVVSYNACAAQMFFFVAFATVENYLLASMAYDRYAAVCKPLHYTTTMTTSVCVHLIIGSYTCGLLNSMFHVADIFSLSFGKSYVVHHFFCDVPAVMALSCSDTHVSEVFLVFLSSFNVFFALLVISISYLFIFVTILKMHSSQGHQKALSTCASHLTAVSIFYGTVIFMYLQPSSSHSMDTDKMASVFYTMVIPMLNPVVYSLRNKEVNSAVKKMFEKAESSV, from the coding sequence ATGGTGAACTGCACGGGAGTGACACAGTTCATCCTCCTAGGCCTAACTCCCAACCCGGAACTGCAAGTTCCTTTCTTCATCATGTTCACTCTCATTTATCTCATCAATGTTGTTGGGAACCTGGGGATGATTGTGTTGATTCTCCTCAACCCTCGtctccacacccccatgtactttttcctcgGAAACCTATCTCTAGTGGACTTTGGATACTCCTCAGCTGTTACTCCCACGGTCATGAGTGAGTTCCTTACAGGACATAAAGTGGTCTCCTACAATGCTTGTGCTGCTCAGATGTTCTTTTTTGTAGCCTTTGCTACTGTGGAGAATTACCTCTTGGCCTCCATGGCTTATGATCGCTATGCAGCAGTGTGTAAGCCCCTCCATTACACCACCACCATGACTACtagtgtgtgtgttcatctgATCATAGGGTCCTATACTTGTGGTCTCCTGAACTCCATGTTTCATGTGGCAGACATATTTAGTCTCTCATTTGGAAAATCCTATGTGGTCCACCACTTCTTCTGTGATGTTCCAGCTGTCATGGCTCTTTCTTGTTCAGATACTCACGTTAGTGAagtgtttctggtttttttgtcaAGCTTTAATGTCTTTTTTGCTCTTCTGGTTATCTCCATCTCCTATCTGTTCATATTTGTCACCATCTTGAAGATGCACTCATCTCAGGGACACCAAAAGGCCTTGTCTACCTGTGCATCTCACCTGACTGCTGTCTCCATTTTCTATGGGACTGTCATCTTCAtgtacctccagcccagctccaGTCACTCCATGGACACGGACAAAATGGCATCTGTGTTTTACACGATGGTCATCCCCATGCTCAACCCTGTGgtctacagcctgaggaacaagGAGGTCAATAGTGCAGTTAAGAAGATGTTTGAGAAGGCAGAAAGTTCTGTATAA